The nucleotide sequence AGACAATTATATGTCAAAAGGAAAGTTTGAGAGAAACAAGCCACACGTGAACGTCGGAACGATTGGTCACGTGGACCATGGGAAGACGAGTTTGACGGCAGCGATTACGAAAGTGGCAGCGGAAGCTGGGATGGGGGAGTTTCGAGCGT is from bacterium and encodes:
- the tuf gene encoding elongation factor Tu (EF-Tu; promotes GTP-dependent binding of aminoacyl-tRNA to the A-site of ribosomes during protein biosynthesis; when the tRNA anticodon matches the mRNA codon, GTP hydrolysis results; the inactive EF-Tu-GDP leaves the ribosome and release of GDP is promoted by elongation factor Ts; many prokaryotes have two copies of the gene encoding EF-Tu) is translated as MSKGKFERNKPHVNVGTIGHVDHGKTSLTAAITKVAAEAGMGEFRA